accatagcttaggctatatggacctttgttggcaaagtaatgcttctgctttttaatatgctgtgtaggttagtcatagcttttcttccaaggagcaagtgtcttttaatttcatggctatagtcatctgcagtgattttggagcccaagaaagtaaagtctgtcactgtttccattgtttccccatctatttttgccatgaattgatgggactagatgccatgatcttcattgtttgaatgttgagttttaacccagcttttcactctcctttttcacttttatcaaaaggctctttagttcctcttcactttctgccataaggatggtatcatctgcgtatctgaggttattgatatttctcccagcagtcttgattgcagcttgtgcttcatccagcctggcatttcacatgatgtactctgaatataagttaaataaacaaggtgacaatatagagctttgaagtactcctttcccaatttggagccagtctgttgtttcatgtctggttctaattgtttcttcttgacctgcatataggtttctcaggaggcaggtaaggtggtctagtattttcatctccttaagaattttccacagtttgctgtgatccaccctgtcaaaggctttagtgtagtcagtgaagcaaaagtagatatttttatggaattctcttgttttttctgtgatttaatagacaattaaaattaaaaatcaaaattaaaaatcaaattgacagtttgatctctggtccctctgccctttctaaatccagcttgaacatctgggagttcttggttcatgtactgttgaagcctgggttggagaattttgagtatttctttgctagcatgtgagatgagtgcaacggtgcagtagttagaacattctttgtcattgccatactttgggattggaataaaaactgaccttttccagtcctgtggccactgctgagttttccaagtttgctggcatattgagtgcagtgagTGTATTGTGTACATCAATTACAGAATGACTATTATCACAGTATATCATAAAAAGTGGCAAAGTAATACCACTTCTCAGGTGAATCTCACTTCTCTGCTTCCCATTTTCAGCTCAAATAGTGACTAATAAGctgaaatttcacagttcatgacATGAAAATACCTTTATTATTAGATGATTTGCAGTTATAATTAACAACAATTTGAACCATGAATGTTCTCCTGGTCTCCCTCATTCCCTAATTTATTGATCATAAAAAACTAGTTTCTAAGAATATTTTTTCATGATTAAGAGGTTATTTACCTATTAGATTATTAATGAGGTCCTAAAAGCGGCAAAAAACACTTCAGGATGAAGTACCATAGCAACATTTATCATATAATCATTACTATGAatacttttgcttttaaaatgtttgatcaaagcttattaaaattatatgttgTGAGCCTTCTGAAGGAACAATCTTCTTGCTTTCATTCTCATTATTCAAAAAATGGGATTATAACTCTAGCCAAACATATTTGCTGTTTAAAAGCAGAATATTGAGACCATCTTTGaaattaatattgaaaaatagagggaaacagcAAAATCCTGAAATGCCCTAAAAGGGAAACTAAGAAGTACTCCTGTGTTTGATTTTCACGTGTCTATAATTACATTTATTGCCTTATGAATACTTCTTTCTTGCTAGTCTTCCTCAAAAATATAACCCAGGCACTCATTTATCCTTTAATTCATAAGTACAGCCAAACACCTAATAAATAGCAAGTGCTATGTTAAAGAAAGAGGATGTAATTGTCAACAATAGATAAAGAATTCATTTCCTCATGAAGATTATATTTAATGGAGATTTTCCAAAATACTTCTATTATCACTGAATTCCAAACATACCCATAACCCTATTTGCCCCAAATTCTCCTAAACTCCCATGAAAAGCTttttttatgtcctttttttttaatacatttgtaaAGTTTGCAAGTAATTCTTTAGAGTTCCTTTTCCATTTAGAATGGCAATTCTCCTCTTGAGCCTTAAATTTTATGAACTTTTCTTCTAAAACAGAGGCTGAACtttgtttaatgaaaaataagtcaCTGATGTGGTTATTTCTTCCCATGACTGAGAACTTTCTGTGGAAGTCGTTGTGTGTCTCATCCCTGTCTTCTTCTCGTCATTATGGGACTTACTTTATGTTCAGTGGCTCATTAGAAAACTATGATGGAGTCTTACATGCTTTTTCTGTCTCTACCAAAGACTTAATGATCCTGAGCATCTCTGATGCCGGTCCTATCTGAGCGGAAGAGGTGAAGCATCCTCAGTCGGATCTGCCTGGTCTTAATGGTATAAACCACTGGGTTGAGCAATGGAGGTGTAAGAAAGTGCAGATAAGAGAGCAGTACATGGCTGGAAGGGGAAGCTCTTCTGCCAAATCTGTGGATCATGGACAGGCCAATCATAGGTGTGTAGAAGAGCAGCACAGCACAGATGTGGGAGACACAAGTGTTGAGGGCTTTGAGGCGCTCAGCCTTGGATGCAATGGACAGCACTGTCTGGAGGATGAGCCCATAGGACAGGACAATGAGCACAGAGTCCACCCCCAGTGTGGACAGCACCACAAAGAGACCGTAGATGCTGTTGATGTGGGTGTCAGCACAGGCCAGCTTCATGACGTCTGGGTGCAGGCAGTAGGAGTGGGACAGCAGGCGAGTCCTGCAGTAAGGCAGCTGCTTCAGCATGATGGGGGCTGGGATGTGGAGACCGATGCTGCGTACCACAATGACCAGCCCCAGCCTGGCAATCCTGGGACTTGTGAGGATGGTACCATACTGCAGGGGTTTGCTGATAGCTACAAAACGGTCAAAAGCCATGGCCAACAGCACAGAGGACTCCATGATTGAGAAGGTGTGGATGAAGAAGAGCTGGGCCAGACACACATCCAGGGCCACCTCCCTGACTCCCAGCATGTAGATGGAGAGCATGGTGGGCAGGGTGGAGGCAGACAGCCCCAGGTCGGTCACAGCCAACATGGACAGGAAGTAGTACATGGGCTGGTGCAGGGAGGGCTCTGACCTCACCACCCACAGGATCAGGCTGTTTCCTGCCAGAGCAGCCACATACATGGCACACAGAGGAATGGAGAGCCACGTGTGCACAGCCTCAAGGCCTGGCAGGCCTGTGAGGAAGAAGGAGGTGCCAGTGTGGTTGGAGTCTGCCATGGTGACCTGAGGGGTGGAACTCCAAAAGTACAATCACACGCCCTAGAATGAAAAGATTACTGGGTCAGAACCTGTTCTATAAATTAATACATTGACAAGACACTCCAAATGATCCTCTGATAATTACAGCCTTTTAATTTTTCCAAGTATTCCCCCTAGTTCATAGATCagaaacccttaaaaaaaaaagagagtttgaATTATTACAAGAAATCATGCATATGTAGTAAGATTGGCTCTGGAGCCACACAACAAAATTTAACCCTAAATCAGAGTTTGAATCATGGTTCTTGAAAAGGAGTGAGACCATATTGATTCTAACTCTACATTACACATACTGAGAAATTAAATCCAGGTTCCAGTGTAGTCAGTGTGTCTGATCTAAAAGCAGAATTCAGTTTTCCTCACTCCCTGTCAGGATCTCCTTCACATACTTTTCAGTAAGTACTTCTTTAATAAGGTGAACATGAGAATTTTGCAGAGAGATACCTTCATACATACTAAAACATGGTTCCCTTTAACACATTAACACACCCTTGTGAGCACACAAATGAAGCCTTTCTACATGCAATCTAAACTGCCAAGTTATGGACATTTATCCAAATATGATTCATTGTCTAATGTCTATGATTCAATGTCTTATATGTACATGCATAACATATGAATAGAATGATTCTTAACTCATTGCATATTGAACAGACACTTTAAGGATCATCAGTAACTATTCAGCATTATATTTATGAAATtatagaaactagaaaaagacatTTGTTTGCCAAGGAATCAGGATTTAGCTCCACTTAAAAAGTAATTTCTGGAGGAGTATAAAAATCTGAGAGTAGGCCTTTTGTTTTCTCGTTGTTCTCTCCCTTGAATTTTGGCCACTGTGTCACTCCATGCCATCTCAACCAccttccaatactttgcccattaTGAGTTCCATTTTTGAGAATACAGTGAAAGAGAACTCAATTTGaaagttttttcactttccttcctaATCATAAACAAAGGGAAATTACTACAGTTTTCCAGAAATACAAAACATTAAAGAATCACAATGAAAAGGGTAATTTAATTTTGAGGAATCTTATTAAATCTTATACTCATAGACTTTTTTTCAGAtggtattgatatttttctttatcaCATTTCATTTTATATGCCAGGAAAAatgcaatccagtattctttctttgaAAAGGAGGTCTGCATATTTgtgaattctttcattttttttttctgcaggtaaaaatatatagttcattacctttttatttcatttaaagtagtttatagaacattttcatatATACCATTTTAAAGCAATTCAAACTTCAGAATGTAGCAAATCAGTTTTTCCAGACAAAACAACTTAATCATGAATAATTCAAATACTTAACTTTCCTAAGTTTACATAGATAATAAAAGGAGGGAggctttcctcatggctcaggggtaaagagtccgtctgccaatgcaggggacacgggcttgattcctggtccaggaagttcccacatgctatggagcaactaagcccgtgcgccacaactactgagcctgtactctagagacCAGGagtcacaattactgagcccacatactgcagctactgaagccagcctgctctagagcccatgctctacaacaagagaagttgctgtagtgagaagcctgcacactgcaactggagagtagccccagtttgctgcaactagagaaagcccatgcagcaacaaaggcccagcacagccataaaggaataagtagaattattttaaaaataaataagtgaaaggaGGATCCAGGACTGGAAGTGATCCTCTCTGACTCAGTGCTTTTTACTCTGAATATTTTTGCTTGGAAGACAAATGCCAGTCAAACAGACTTGAGGTACTCACAAACCTTATCTTTAAATCAAAGTAAACTAAAAACTCTCATgaattcctgtttttaaaaattccttcatAATGGCCCCTTCAGGTTTGTCTATTGTAATCTACTTTCTTACCATCAGATTAGATGCCTGCATTTTCAGTCAGTAATTAAACTGTCTGAGGCAATGCTCAAGATTCAGGAAATAgaatgatgaaaaaaataataagatctCAATAAAAAGAGATGCATGAGtcaatattatttcaaatatgtgaagaaaataaaacaatgtggaaagagaagggggtgTTATTTTAGACTGCCAGTTTAGGTCGAAGTTCTCTGAGGAGGGGGCAATTGAAGAAAGCAGAAGGATGAAAAGGAACAAGAAAGTTGGAGATTTTTGTGTATGTGATTAAGTcgttgggtttttgttgttgttgttcagtcgctcagtcatgtcctactctttgtggtcccatggattgcagcatgccagtctttccTGTCCTATACAGATGTATCAAGGAATAGAGGTAGATATCTACGATAGATATAATTGCAATAAGAAATAAGAGAGTTAGGCGAACCTTCTAGAACCAATACCATCACTTAAGAAAACTGTATTCCATTTGCTGGGGCTTCAGGGGTCAGGGTGGTATTCTCTTCTGCGCTGAATATATAGCAAGTGGCTCTGAAAGTGTGGACCCTGGGCTAGTGGTATCAGCAGCATGAGAAATTGTAATAAGTACAAATTATTAGGTCCCACCCTAGCCTACTGAATGATGCTTTCTCAGGAAGAAGCCCAGACTTAAGGTGCTTTAACCAATtctccaggtaattctgatgCAAACTGAAGTCTGAGAGTCACTGTGGTACATTCTTAGGAATAGTATTGCTTAGTAAATAGATGAGTGCAGTGCTCTTGAAGTCTCACTAAAACAAAAAAGTGGGGGAGAATCAAAAGTCATGAGTTAAGAGAAAAGGAACACTAGAATACTAGGAACTGTTCTATCCACTGTCTTAGTTTATCTTTAAGTAAAACTATCAGATTGACGAAGTGAAATTAGCATAGTATATGTGAGTGTATGTATGCAGTGTGAGAGGAGAATCCTTTATCTTTAAGAAAGACTTAAATCCTTAAGTCTTTCTTTagacaaagaaagaaaccttGCATCTTAGTGCTAAATTCTGAGATGGGATCAACAAAGACAGTCACAAACAGAGTGTTTTAGTAGGATGTACCAAATGAGtttggatcttccctggtggctcagaccataaagcgtctgcctacaatgcctaccatgtgggagacccgggttcaatccctgggtcaggaagatctcctggagaaggaaatggcaacccactccagtattcttgcctggaaaaccccatggatggtggaacctggtaggctacagtccatggggtcgcaaagagtcagacacgactgagcaacttcactttcactttctttctaccaAATGAGTTTACCATAGATCATTAAAGATTAAAGAAACCTGTAGAgattataatatataatcatataattaTAATCTGTAGAGATTATAATAAATAAGGatactatttgaaaaaaaaaatttttttcaggacttccctgatggctcactgggtaaagaatctgtttgaaaaGTATCACATTGTTAATAAATTAATCTGTCCACTAAATTCTGCTGCTGTAGGAAGTTGGACAtgcttttttatcctttttacaTACAGATTTATGAAATTTCTAGACAATTACTGAATTCTCATCTTATCTTCACCCCGGGGTTTCTTCAAAGTTAGAGAAGaatctttaacatttcttttacagATTGAAAGACCCTTTGCTTCACTCACAGGTTTTACATGTATAGGTAAAAGTACAATGAATGCCTCTAAAATAAGCAGATTCAAGGTTCCTGGCATTATATCACTTACTTAGTCTTTGAGAAAATGGAGTTCTGAAAGAAGACATTGAGATGTTCATATATGTagtgtgtattattttttttttatgttttgtactAAACTGACTGCCTAGGAGAgggaaagttttgtttttttgtgtgtgtattcacGTGTATGTGATGATTTTTcttgctttaatattttttaaaaaagtattttctgaGTGAAGGGATTTCATTGTAAGAAGCAGAATAAAAGTCTGGGTACCTGCCTCTGGTTCAGGCTCCAGcaataaaatactaaataaataaacaaacaaagcaacTTGGACAAAACTTGAACTTAAACAAGAGCTGTTTCCACAAGAGTTAAGGATGCACTGTGAGCTTCTTCCTCATAGGAATTCCTCCTTTTGTTTTGTCCACAGATTTCCAACTAGGAGAAAACCTGTGGCATCAAGGTACAAAGTGGGAAGCCACACTGGATTTTCTAAcaccaatattttattttcttctgcaggcacattaaagtgaaagtcttgctcagtcatgcctgactctttgcgaccccatggactatacagttcatggaattctccaggccagaatactggagtgggtagcctctcccttctccaggggatttttcccatcccagggacggggtctCCTGTAtctcaggtagattctttaccagctgaggcacagggAATGACCATAGAATCCTTAGGCACATTAGGATTCAGATCAACAGCATTGAGAGAGAATATTCTGCCATGATAGTAATAGGAAACAATCAGAGAATAGGTTTCATGTTCATAAAGGATTCTCCTCTCACACTGCATACATACACTCACATATACTATGCTAATTTCACTTCGTCAATCTGATAGTTTTACTTAAAGATAAACTAAGACAGTGGATAGAACAGTTCCTAGTATTCTATAAAGTATTTAGAAAGTAAATAATAACTGTGAATATTTGTCCATcctttaatttagaaaatttactTACCATACTCAAAATCCAAGGCACTTTTTCAATGCTGATTCTTCAGAGATTTAGACAAAATTGCAATTAATCTTGATCACCTTAGGCCTATCAATTCAGATCTTTTTGTTCACTTCCATCTTGCAAGGAGAAACAGACCTTCTTTTCAAACTGTCTTCACAAACCAGCAATCCCCATACCATTTTGTTCCTTAAACTTTTCTTCACTTTAGCTTATCTACCTTAAGAAGCATAGAATCTATCTTCCTGGAAATTCAGGTATATACATATCAAGCTGTATTTAAGACAGTGGGGACTTTTGAAAATAAGTTGCCAGGTCCTACTTGCCATTTAATTAGTTCTATCTGTTATGACAATACTTTTGAGAAATTCTTTAGGAAACATATCCAATAGCTCCTAGATAATATTTGAAGATAAAGAGCCCCTTTTCTTCCTCTAAATCTTCAGTATAATATCCTTTTTCAGGGTCTTAATTCAAAACATATTAACAAGTCCTTAAACTAGCACTAATAAGGAAACTTGGCAAATTggttttcctccttctttcccctCCAAACCTCACAGATTGTTTACTTACCCAGAAGGAGATAAGATCTGAGAAcctttcccacccctctcctgggtACATTCCTGAATTTTCTCCCTTGCTGAACACTCTGGGCTTTGGGGAAGCACTACCTTTTACCATGTCACTGCCAAACAAGTTTTGCAATGGGCCAAAGACTCTGTTGTGATTGGAAGTTCTTTGGACCTGCCAAGGCAGAATTTTTCAGTTACTGAGTCCctatatattccaattaaaaagcaATCGGCCTTTTTGAGAGTAcaagcttcaacatcagaaagGCCTGAGTTGAAAAAAGTCTTTACTGGTAATTGTCTAATGTGCAGGCTCTTTTGGGCCTCATTTCTCATGTCCCTAAAATATAATATTACTACCATTGGGAAGTAACAGATATATGATTAACATCAATGGCCCTAGAGTTAAACTGTCTAGGATTGAATCTCAACTCTGTCGCTTAATACCTCAGAATATTTGGGtatgttatttaatttctcattgactcagtttccttatccatgAAATTGGAATAGTGAAAAGAGCTAATTCACCGTAGTTTTGAGGATTAAACCAGGTACTccacaccaatacagcatactaacacatatatatggaatttagaaagatggtaacaataaccctttgtacgagacagcaaaagagacactgatgtatagaacagtcttatggactctgtgagagagggagagggtgggaagatttgggagaatggcattgaaacatgtaaaatatcatgtatgaaacgagttgccagtccaggttcgatgcacgatactggatgcttggggctggtgcactgggacgacccagagggatggtatggggagggaggagggaggagggttcaggatggggaacacatgtatacctgtggcggattcattttgatatttggcaaaactaatacaattatgtaaagtttaaaaataaaataaaattttaaaaaaaaattttaaataacgcttgttatttaaatattctaataattatctgttattttaatatgattattattttataatagtatAATGAGTTTTTAATATAATAACATATACAAATCACTagtaagttattttaaaagcacatatTAAACATTAAATTGATTATATGCTAATAATGGTCATACAAATGCAGCAAAGAAACTTTCTATTGTTGCCACAGATATTTTAAAGTTCAATAAAATGAAAGACTTTCCAACTTTGAGGACATGTCTCTATAGTTAAATAGAAATTAGAAATTTAGCCACAGCATTGAAAACCAAGACAATTAATGCTACTATGAAATAATGTTTTGTAAAGTTCTTTGTTTCACTGTATaggcaaaataaaatgaaagcttaATTTTTGTAGACACACTTACTTGTCAAATCCCTGAGTATGAATGCAGAAAAATAGAGGCTTGAAAATTTTTCCACTTAAATTTCCACCTTCATATTATATGTTATAAAGAAATAATAGATATTAAACATATTccaactaataaataaataactctaaCTCTGGGCAAGATATGTAAAATATACCAAACCTTGAAAAACAAGCAGGAAGATCTTTGATTTCTTGTGATAAAGGAAACAGGATGTGAAATTCATATCCATCTGGGCTTTCTGCCTGACTGTATTTTACAAGCTCAGACGGGGAAATTGAATGCAAATTTAGAGCAGTTCTCTTCCTAATGGAGGAAAGTATTAGCCTGTGAGTGACAGACTTACTTGACCTAATGTTACCTAGTGTTACCAAATCCAGGCTCCCTCTGCTTAccacatatgaaagtgaaagttgctcaatcttgtccaactctttgggaccccatggactatacagtcagtccatggaattctctgggccagattactagagtgggtaccctttcccttctccaggggatcttcccaacccagggatgaaccaagatctcctgcattgcaggtgtattctttaccagctgagccacaagagaagcccaagaatactgaagtgggtagcctatcccttctccaggggatcttcccaactcatggattgaaccagggtctcctgaattgcagtcggattctttaccaactaagctatcagggaagctcactaCATAAAGAATCAATAAATCCAAGAGACTAGGTGTTAAGGCAAGGAATACGACCTTATATAGGAAGCTGGTTGCTGTAGAAGATGGCAGACTACTGTCTAAAAATAACATCTTATttgggtctggatgccagattCTTTCATATAACACAGATGTTGGAGGGGGAAGGTGAGGAAGTAAAAGGAGAAGGTCATTAATCTTACAAATATCTGCTGGAATGGCCAGTCTCAGGGAAGTGATGTGTTAATGTCTTCCTTCCTGTAGATATCTACATGTGGACAGGGTCCTGAACAAAGGCATTTTGGTTTAACATTCAGAtagaggggcagggttccctATGGCAGACCATTATGTATAGACAGTATCATTTTACTGAACAAAAGCAATGGTaagcaaagattaaaatgaaagaaacagatgCAATATAGAGTCAAAATTTGCTCTTCCCTATATCAAGAGTACAGATTATGTTTGTAATAGAGCAGTTCTATCAAAGAAGTTAACTCAAGATTtacttttgaaagaaagaaaccatgaCACCAGAGCAAATCAGTTTCTCTAGCTTTGACTTGTGTATGAAAGCCTAGTCAATGCTCATAAAAATGGCCTTGCAGGATGACAACTCTGCTTACCTTTTAAATCCTCCttaaaattcagagaaaattCAGTTGTACATGGTATTCATCATTCAAAGACTATAACATAATAGCTTATGAAGTCTAAGAATATCCCATGTCTTTATTAGAAAGTGAGGAGCAGTGCTTTACATTCAGAGGGCTGAAGAATATTGGAGTCTGTATCTGCTTTTTATACCTCATGAAGCTTAAAGAAACACTTATCTGCATAATATTCACATTGtaatacatttcattttattatgataattaatgtatttatttattcaaaatgcacttcaattttttgaaatattctaCTGGTTTACAGTAACCAGGGTAACCCACATCTCGAATTAGTATGCAAAtcataagaaaaacatattttgattTCACATATTTGTCAAATTCTCAGACAGTACAACAAAGTGAGGCTCTCTTGAGCTTAATCTTGTGTGGTTCTAGGTTTTTAGTTGGAAGGCATCATTAGATGTCATTTGGAATCCTACTCTTCTAATTTGCTTACTTTTACATGAAAATGATATTCTCAGGAGGCTCTCGGTTTCCTCTGCAATAATCTGAGT
This sequence is a window from Bubalus kerabau isolate K-KA32 ecotype Philippines breed swamp buffalo chromosome 15, PCC_UOA_SB_1v2, whole genome shotgun sequence. Protein-coding genes within it:
- the LOC129627807 gene encoding olfactory receptor 51G2-like, which codes for MADSNHTGTSFFLTGLPGLEAVHTWLSIPLCAMYVAALAGNSLILWVVRSEPSLHQPMYYFLSMLAVTDLGLSASTLPTMLSIYMLGVREVALDVCLAQLFFIHTFSIMESSVLLAMAFDRFVAISKPLQYGTILTSPRIARLGLVIVVRSIGLHIPAPIMLKQLPYCRTRLLSHSYCLHPDVMKLACADTHINSIYGLFVVLSTLGVDSVLIVLSYGLILQTVLSIASKAERLKALNTCVSHICAVLLFYTPMIGLSMIHRFGRRASPSSHVLLSYLHFLTPPLLNPVVYTIKTRQIRLRMLHLFRSDRTGIRDAQDH